CGGTCCTTGAGCCAGCCACACTGCTGCGTCTGGCCTCCTCCCTCCAGGAGCTTCGACCACAGCTCATCCACCTCTTCCTGCGTCTGACAGTCCACGAACAGGGAGATGGCCTCGGTGAACTTGTAGTGAGGCCCTCCGTTCAGCGCCATGAACTGCTGTCCATGGAGCTGGAACGTGCCAGAGACGACCGGCGCCGTGTCCGAGTCCCCGGCGCGGTTGAGGCTCAGAATCTTCGCGTCC
This genomic interval from Myxococcus xanthus contains the following:
- a CDS encoding VOC family protein, encoding MQKITPFLWFDGNAEEAMKFYVSVFKKDAKILSLNRAGDSDTAPVVSGTFQLHGQQFMALNGGPHYKFTEAISLFVDCQTQEEVDELWSKLLEGGGQTQQCGWLKDRFGLSWQIIPSVLGKMLNDKDPEKARRVMEAMLGMVKLDIQGLQRAYDGADP